Below is a window of Bifidobacterium asteroides DNA.
CCTGAAGGTCCCATGATGGCCGTGAACCGGCCACGCTCGAAATTCACGTCGATTCCACGCAGGGCATGGACGGCGTTCGATCCTTGCCCATAATCCTTGGTCAGCTGTCTGGCACTGACAGCCGGCGGTCCCGCGACGCCTGGACCTGCTCTGTCGATCAACCCTTGTGAAGACGAAGTATCCGCTTTGTTCTGCATGGTGCTCCTTATCCGCGAGGAAACCTTTCTCCCGTCAGCTTCCGACCCTATGTGGCTATTAGCTGCCGCGATATGCTCCCTGGGAGCGATGAAGATAATCATCCTTACGGATGAGTGCGATGAAGAACTCCTCCTGTTAGGCTAACACCATCCAAACCAACGCGGGGCGGCGGGGATGGACATCTGCGGAGATGAGGAACATCTTGTTCAGCACAAAAGACACGAGTCACAAGACATGCAACCATCGGACCAAGGGATTGAAACAGTTGCCTGGATCCCCGTGATTGACTACAGGAACACCCGAGTAGCATCGAGGAAACCATCAACCGGCAGAATGAGTCATTCATTCCCGGCTTCAACCAAGATGCGCCTGGGTGAAGGCTGGCTTGTCGTCATTCCTCTGCTAGAGCCACGACCGGTGGAGTCCGGTTGACGCGTCTTGCAGGCAGGGCGCTTGCCAAGATCGCGGCTACGAGCGCCACCAGCAGAATCACTATGCCTATGGTCCAAGGAATGGGGAAAGCCACCGTACCCAGAGAGGAGAAAATCTCATAGGCTGCAGCCCAGCCGAAGAGCAGGCCCAGGATCATGCCAGACAAGGACGACACCAGAGCTATCAGCCCTGACTCCACAGCCAGGGACCGCCTGATCTGTTTCCGGGTCATCCCGATAGCCCGCAGGGTGGCGGACTCCCGTCGGCGTTCCAGCACCGAGAGGGAAAGCGTGTTGGCTACGCCAATCAGGGCGATGGCGACCGCCACCGCCAAGAGAGCCAGGATGATCATGAGCAGGCTGTCGATGGTCCGATCCCACTGCTGCTTTTCAGCCAACCCACCCTTGACGGCAACAGCCGAATAACCAGAAAGCGCGTCTTTCACCTTGTCGATGAATGCCGGGACTGTTGGTGAACCATCGACCTTGGCCCAGATCTGCACGGTCTGAGGCTGAACGCCATTTAGCGAGGATGAGTCAGTCAGACCATAGAAATTACTGGCATCAATCCCCTGGAAGGGCGCATAGACACTGGTCACGAAGAGTCTTTGAGCCACCGATGCGGATCCGCCATGAGCATCGCCTTGAATCGGGTTGAGAATATTGAGCCCCAGATTCCCGCCGTCGTGAAAATCCTTCTGTTTGTCCATGAGGCTTTCCGGGAGCAAAAGGGCATCCTGTCCGGAAAGATCCTTGCCGACCTTGGCGTTCAGGAGACGATCGATCTTGTGTGAATCCAGGGCGAAAATAGTCATTCCCGCACCGTTCTCACCGCCTGATTTGACCATGGCAGCATATTGGGGCACCAGCTCGGCCTGCGCGACCCCGTCGATTCGACGAATGGCATTCAGAGCCTTTTCATCCAGACCATCGGCGCTGATCTGCAGATCGACGGAGTAGTGCTCGTCCAGCATGTCGGCCATGGTCTGCTTGGCACTGGCGGCGCCCGTGGCCAGGGTGGCGACCAGTGTCACACCAATCAAGAGGGCGGTACCCGTAGCCGCCACACGGGAATGGTTCCGTGCGATGTTGGCCACGGCGATTGTGGACGAGGGCCCGATCCGAGAAACCAGGGACCCGACTTCCTTGAGGATGGAAGGAATCCAACGATTGGCACTGAACAGAATGCCCACGAAGGCAAGGACAATGCCGATGACAGCCATGGCAGCAACAATGTTCGGCCCGTCTCCGGATGTCTTGCTGGCCTTGTCTGCCGTGACACTGAGCCTGACCTGCCAGAGGGACCAGACCGTCATGGTGATGCCCAGCAGAATCATGACCACGCTGACAAACAGACGCATCCTGCTCGTCCGCTTGTTCTCCAGAAGATCGGCAGGCCTCAGCGCCTCCAAAGGACTGACCCTGGTGGCGGCCCATGAGGAGCCCAGGGAGGCCAGGACCGTAACAATGATGCCGAAAACAAGAGGCACCAGGAAGACTGCCGGAGTCAGCTTCAATTGGAAGTAGAGGGAACTCGTATGTGCCTTGGCTGCACCCAGAACAGCCATGATGCCGATGGCGACGCCAACCCCGATCAGGGATGCCACAGCGCCCAGGATGATTGAACGCATCAGAACACTGGCCCTGACCTGGCTCTTATTGGCGCCTATCGTCCTCAGGAGGGCCAAATAGCGACGTTGCCGAGCGACCATGACCTGGAAGGTGTTGGCGATGACGGTGGCAGCCACGAACATGGCCAGTGTGCCAAAGACCAGAAGGAAGGTGGTCACGGGGTTTTGGGAACCGCCTAGCGCGGTCTTGACCAGTCGGTCCTCCATGGTGTGACGGTCCTCTAGGGAATAGCCGGAAGGCATGAGCTTGCGCAGAGAGGCCAGAGTCCCATCGAGGTCGCTGCCCTGCCCGCCAACATTCAGGTAAACGTTCTGGGCATACAGGTTACCCATGTCGCCAAGGCCTGCTGTAGCCATAAAGGCATCTATGGTCTTGGGGGTCAGCACGATTGCACCGCCCGACTCGCCAAACTCGCCGCCTTCGTTGCCCCGGTTCGAACTGACGCCCGACAAGGTCAGGGGCTTCGATATGAACCTGCCCGCCACCTGGTCGGCACTGGCCTGATTTTTAGACCCATGGTCCTCGGATATGTACAGCATGTTAGGCGACAGGTTCAGATTCACCTTGTCGCCCAGAGAGAGCCTGAGCCTGGACACAGTCGGTCCTGGTAGGACCACTTGGTCATCGGCGCTGGGCCAGGATCCCTTGGCAAGACCGACCGGCATCAGCGATGAATCCGCCATAGGAATGGCGAT
It encodes the following:
- a CDS encoding ABC transporter permease, translated to MMVPAGIAIVVGTLFIAMTFLFGNTMDVSMRRMVSSDAAQANYAIIPAEGSHPDQKRVKDFKTEELAKVPGVHAVRSDTQLMADVRAGKIKSEGVIAIPMADSSLMPVGLAKGSWPSADDQVVLPGPTVSRLRLSLGDKVNLNLSPNMLYISEDHGSKNQASADQVAGRFISKPLTLSGVSSNRGNEGGEFGESGGAIVLTPKTIDAFMATAGLGDMGNLYAQNVYLNVGGQGSDLDGTLASLRKLMPSGYSLEDRHTMEDRLVKTALGGSQNPVTTFLLVFGTLAMFVAATVIANTFQVMVARQRRYLALLRTIGANKSQVRASVLMRSIILGAVASLIGVGVAIGIMAVLGAAKAHTSSLYFQLKLTPAVFLVPLVFGIIVTVLASLGSSWAATRVSPLEALRPADLLENKRTSRMRLFVSVVMILLGITMTVWSLWQVRLSVTADKASKTSGDGPNIVAAMAVIGIVLAFVGILFSANRWIPSILKEVGSLVSRIGPSSTIAVANIARNHSRVAATGTALLIGVTLVATLATGAASAKQTMADMLDEHYSVDLQISADGLDEKALNAIRRIDGVAQAELVPQYAAMVKSGGENGAGMTIFALDSHKIDRLLNAKVGKDLSGQDALLLPESLMDKQKDFHDGGNLGLNILNPIQGDAHGGSASVAQRLFVTSVYAPFQGIDASNFYGLTDSSSLNGVQPQTVQIWAKVDGSPTVPAFIDKVKDALSGYSAVAVKGGLAEKQQWDRTIDSLLMIILALLAVAVAIALIGVANTLSLSVLERRRESATLRAIGMTRKQIRRSLAVESGLIALVSSLSGMILGLLFGWAAAYEIFSSLGTVAFPIPWTIGIVILLVALVAAILASALPARRVNRTPPVVALAEE